ATCGACCAGCACGGCGCCCTGATCATCCGGAGGGACAACGGGCGCATCGAAAAAGTGATCGCAGGGGACTGTGTGCATCTGTAAGGGTTGCTGATGTACGGAGACGAGCGGCGTTCCCGGATGATCGCAGAGTCGGCAGGCTTTATCGCCCTGATTGCCGCGGGATCCTGGGTCTCCATCCCTTTTTTCCCGGTCCCGCTCACCCTTCAGACCTTCTTTGTCCTCCTCGCCGGTGCGGTGATGAAGTGGCGGGCGGTCGTGCCGGTCGGGCTGTATGTGCTGCTCGGCGCCCTGGGCCTCCCGCTTTTCCACAACGGGACGGCGGGAATCGGGGTTCTTTTCGGGCCGACCGGGGGTTTTATTCTCGGTTTTATCGCTGCCGGCCTCGTGGCGGGAATTGCCTATGAACATCGGTCCGACCGGATCAGGATCGCAGGGCTTGCCGCCGCATCGCTTCTGATCTATCTCTTCGGGGTCTCTTGGCTCGCCTTTTCGACGGGGATGGGGATCGCGGCGGCGATCGTGATTGGCATGGCTCCGTTTCTGCCGGGCGACGCCGTCAAGGCGGCAGCGGTGTTTTATGTCGCCAGACGGTTGCAATGATCGCACTTACGGACGTTCGCCACCAGATCCTCGCCATCCCCTCCCTCATCCTTCCTGAGGGAACGACCGCACTCATCGGCCCGAACGGGAGCGGGAAGTCCACGCTGCTCTCCCTGCTTGCCGGGCTGCATCTCCCGCAGGAGGGGAGCGTCCGCTTCGACGGTCAGTCTCCCAGGGAGGTCGAGATCGGATGGGTCGACGAGTTTCCTGATCAGAGCATCCTCTTCACCTGCGTCTTCGACGAGATCGCCGGCCCCTCCCGGTTTGCCTGCCTCTCCTGCGGGGAGACGGAGCGGCGTGTCCGCGAGGCCGCCAATCTGGTCGGGATCGAGGGGCTGCTTACGCGGACGGTCAGGGATCTCTCTGGCGGCGAGCGGGCCCTTGTGGCCCTTGCAACCGCCCTGTCTTCCCGCCCTGAGGTGCTGATCCTCGATGAGTTCGACTCGCACCTTGACGAAGAGACGGCACGGGCGGTGGAGCGGGCGATCGGCGCCTGCCGGTGCCCGTATGTCGTCAGGTGCACCCAGGACATGGAGGCGGCGTCCCGCGCCGATACGGTTGTCTTCCTCAAGAAAGGGTCGGTCGTCCATGCCGGTCCGCCCGCAGAGGTGTTTCTGGCACTTGAAAAAACCTGTTTCTACCCTGACCTCTGGAGGTGCGGTCGTGCAGGTGGCGCTTGAAGAGATCGCCTTCTCCCGCAGAGCGTTCACCCTCGCCTGTTCTGGCGTCTTTGAAGAGGGGATCCATCTTGTCACCGGCAGGGTGGGGAGCGGGAAGACGACGCTTGCTCTCCTCCTCACCGGCCTTTTGCAGCCAGACGCCGGGAGCGTGCGGCGCGAAGGCGTCGGGACGATGACCCTCTCCTTCCAGAACCCCGAGTACCATGTCACCGAGGCGACGGTCAGGGCCGAGATCGCATCCTATGGTGCGGACCCGGACGCCGTTGCCGGACGGTGCGGTCTTGCCGACCGTGTCGACGACGACCCGTTCCACCTCTCCCGCGGCGAACTCAAGCGGCTTCACCTCGCCTGCCTCTTTGCCCGCGCATGGGATCTGCTGATCCTCGACGAGCCCTTCAGTTCACTCGACTGCGTGCAGAAACGGCATCTCTGCCGTTGGCTGGAGGAGGGCGATGCCGGCATCACCGTGATCTTCACCCATGAACGCCAGGTGCTCCCGCGGGTCGACTATATCTGGGAGGTCGCAGACGGCAGGGCGGCGTGTCTCGGCCCGGTGCCCGGGGCGATCGGCCGCTGGCGGTATGCACCGCCGTACCTGAAGCGTGCACTCGAAGAGGGGCGCAGGCCTGCCAACATCAGGTTCGAGGACGTGAGGGAGGCGAGATGAAAGATGCACGGCTGAGAGTCTTCTGCACCCTCGCCCTCTCGCTTGCCGCCTTTACCTCGGTGGCCGGGGCGGCCCTCGTAGGCCTCTGGTGGGTCCTTTTCAGCCGGCGCCGGGAGTCCCTGCCCGCCCCGAAAACCATCGCCCTCGTCGCCGTCCCCCTCGTCGTTGCCGCCGTCGCCACCGAGATCGCCTCGGGGGGCGGGCTCTCCTATCTTTTCCGGCTCTCGGCCGTATTTCTCGTGGCGTTCTGGGCATATGGCGAACGGGTGCAGGGCGAGCTGCTCGGCGCAGGGGCGTCTCTCGCCGGCAACCGCATCGGGTTCGATCTCGGTCTTGCCGGGGAGATGGGCATGGAGGCCCTCGCCTCGCTCGAAGAGGATATCGCCCGGATACGCATGGCCCTCGAGCTCAAAGGTAAACGATGGGGCCCGGGCATGATCGTCCCCTTCGGGCGTGCGATCCTGCACGCACAGATGCGGCGGTCGGCTGAGCGCGCTGCTCTTCTGGCCGTTCGGGGATACCGGGGCGGGGGTTCGATCTGCCCTTCTTTCACCCGCACGCGAGCCGATTGCGCTGCAACTGTTCTCGCAGGAATCGTTGTATTTCTCTCTTTTGTACCTCTTAGTGATGTATTTATATGATCAGAATGAAAAATTGAGAGGCTTGTGGATATTTGAGAGCCCCGAGGTATTCAGATGAGTGCTGCCAGTCCTAAACGAGTTCATATTACCGATACGACGCTCAGGGATGCCCATCAGTCGCTCATCGCCACCCGAATGAGAACAGAGGACATGCTCCCTCTGGCTCGTAAGATGGATGATGTGGGCTTTTTCTCCCTTGAGGCATGGGGCGGGGCGACCTTTGACAGTTGTATCCGCTTTCTGAACGACGACCCCTGGGATCGCCTTCGCGATCTGAAGGCCGAACTCGACAAGACGCCGATCCAGATGCTCCTGCGGGGCCAGAACCTTGTCGGCTATCGCCACTATCCAGACGACGTCGTGGAGCGGTTCGTGGACGCCGCATATAAAAACGGCGTGGATATTTTCAGGGTCTTTGACGCCCTCAACGACGTCCGGAACATGGAGAAGGCGTTTTCCAGCGTGAAAGCGGCCGGCGCCCATCTTCAGGGGACGATCTGCTATACGACGAGCCCGGTGCACACGACGGCGAAGTTCATCGAGATGGCCGAGGACCTCTCGGCCCGCGGCTGCGACTCGGTCTGCATCAAGGATATGGCCGGGCTGATCATGCCCGGAGCGGCCCGCGACCTCATCGCCGGGATCAAGGAGCGCATCGATCTGCCGGTCTGTCTCCATTCCCACTCGACGAGCGGCGTGGCGCCGATGAGTTACCAGGCGGCAATAGATGCCGGCGTCGATATCGTTGACACGGCGATGTCGCCCTTCGCTCTGGGCACCTCGCAGCCGCCGACCGAGAGCGTGGTCGCATCGCTGATGGGGACCGACCGCGAGACCGGGATCGACCTGCACGCCCTTCATAAGGTCAGGGACCTCTGCATGCGGCTGCGGGAGAAATATCAGGGGCTCCTCGACCCGATCTCAGAGCGCGTCGATTCCGACGTGCTCATCTACCAGCTGCCCGGCGGGATGATCTCGAACCTGGTCTCGCAGCTGAAAGAGCAGGACGCCCTTAACCGCCTCGAAGAGGTGTTTGTGGAGATCCCGCGGGTGCGCCAGGACCTCGGCTACCCCCCGCTGGTGACCCCGACCTCCCAGATCGTCGGGACGCAGGCGGTGCTCAACGTGCTGATGGGCGGGAAGCGTTACGGCAACGTCACAAAGGAGGTCAAGGACTATGTGCGGGGGCTGTACGGGCGGTCTCCGGCACCGATCTCCGATGAGATCAGGGGGATCATCATCGGGACTGAGGGCGTGATCACGGTCCGCCCGGCCGACCTTCTTGAGCCGGCCTATCAGAAGATGCGCGAGCAGGCCGAGAAGGACGGGCTTGTCCGCAAGGAGGAGGATATCCTCACCTACATCCTCTATCCGGCGATCGCCCCGTCGTTCCTGAAAGGGGAGCGCAAGCCCGAGGGGATCCCGGAGAGAAGGGCGGCCGCCACTACCTCCTCTGCCGATATCCCGAGCTTCATGGAGGTCGAGGTCGACGGCGAGATCTTCTCGGTCAGAATCGTCTCGGTGGAGGGGAGTGCGGTCGACTCAGGCTCCAGGGCCGCCGGGACCGAGCTGCCCAGAGGGGAGATTGCAGGCGGGATCAAGTCCAACATGCAGGGCATGGTCCTCGAAGTGCGGGTGAGCCCGGGCGTGCAGGTAAAGAAGGGCGACGTCCTTCTGGTGCTTGAGGCGATGAAGATGGAGAACCCGATCTATGCCCCCACGGATGGGAAGGTCAAGGAGATCTTCGTGGACTCAGGGGATGTCGTCCAGAACGGGGATGTCCTGATGGTGGTCGAATGATGCTCTCTCTTTCTGTGGTCCTATGAGATATTTTGAGAAGGTACTCATCGCAAATCGCGGCGAGATCGCGATCAGGGTGATGCGGGGCTGCCGCGAGCTCGGCATCGAGACGGTCGCCATCTACTCGACGCCGGACAAAAACGCCCTTCATGTGAAGTATGCGGACGAGGGGTTCTTTGTGGGCGAGGCCCCGCCGCAGAAGAGCTATCTCAACATGGAGCGGATCGTCGAGATCGCCAGAAAGTCTGGCGCCGAGGCGGTGCATCCTGGCTACGGCTTCCTTGCCGAGAACGCGAAGTTTGCGAAGATGGTCGAGGACGAGGGACTGACCTTCATCGGGCCGTCGTGGCGGACCATCGAGATGATGGGCTCGAAGATCGAGAGCAAGCAGAAGATGCGGGAGGCCGGCGTGCCGGTGCTGCCGGGGACGCCCGGCGGGATCGCGAGCATCGACGAGGCGGCGCGGGTCGCCGAGGAGATCGGCTACCCGGTGATCGTGAAGGCGAGCGCCGGCGGCGGCGGGATCGGGATGCACATCGTCAACAGCCCGGAAGAGCTCGAGGAGGCGATCAAAGGGAGCATGAAGATCGCCGAGTCGGCCTTCGGGGATGCGACGGTGTTCATCGAGAAGTACCTGGTCAAACCCCGCCATATCGAGTTCCAGGTGCTGGCCGA
Above is a window of Methanofollis tationis DNA encoding:
- a CDS encoding biotin transporter BioY — translated: MYGDERRSRMIAESAGFIALIAAGSWVSIPFFPVPLTLQTFFVLLAGAVMKWRAVVPVGLYVLLGALGLPLFHNGTAGIGVLFGPTGGFILGFIAAGLVAGIAYEHRSDRIRIAGLAAASLLIYLFGVSWLAFSTGMGIAAAIVIGMAPFLPGDAVKAAAVFYVARRLQ
- a CDS encoding ATP-binding cassette domain-containing protein, whose product is MIALTDVRHQILAIPSLILPEGTTALIGPNGSGKSTLLSLLAGLHLPQEGSVRFDGQSPREVEIGWVDEFPDQSILFTCVFDEIAGPSRFACLSCGETERRVREAANLVGIEGLLTRTVRDLSGGERALVALATALSSRPEVLILDEFDSHLDEETARAVERAIGACRCPYVVRCTQDMEAASRADTVVFLKKGSVVHAGPPAEVFLALEKTCFYPDLWRCGRAGGA
- a CDS encoding ATP-binding cassette domain-containing protein codes for the protein MQVALEEIAFSRRAFTLACSGVFEEGIHLVTGRVGSGKTTLALLLTGLLQPDAGSVRREGVGTMTLSFQNPEYHVTEATVRAEIASYGADPDAVAGRCGLADRVDDDPFHLSRGELKRLHLACLFARAWDLLILDEPFSSLDCVQKRHLCRWLEEGDAGITVIFTHERQVLPRVDYIWEVADGRAACLGPVPGAIGRWRYAPPYLKRALEEGRRPANIRFEDVREAR
- the oadA gene encoding sodium-extruding oxaloacetate decarboxylase subunit alpha; this encodes MSAASPKRVHITDTTLRDAHQSLIATRMRTEDMLPLARKMDDVGFFSLEAWGGATFDSCIRFLNDDPWDRLRDLKAELDKTPIQMLLRGQNLVGYRHYPDDVVERFVDAAYKNGVDIFRVFDALNDVRNMEKAFSSVKAAGAHLQGTICYTTSPVHTTAKFIEMAEDLSARGCDSVCIKDMAGLIMPGAARDLIAGIKERIDLPVCLHSHSTSGVAPMSYQAAIDAGVDIVDTAMSPFALGTSQPPTESVVASLMGTDRETGIDLHALHKVRDLCMRLREKYQGLLDPISERVDSDVLIYQLPGGMISNLVSQLKEQDALNRLEEVFVEIPRVRQDLGYPPLVTPTSQIVGTQAVLNVLMGGKRYGNVTKEVKDYVRGLYGRSPAPISDEIRGIIIGTEGVITVRPADLLEPAYQKMREQAEKDGLVRKEEDILTYILYPAIAPSFLKGERKPEGIPERRAAATTSSADIPSFMEVEVDGEIFSVRIVSVEGSAVDSGSRAAGTELPRGEIAGGIKSNMQGMVLEVRVSPGVQVKKGDVLLVLEAMKMENPIYAPTDGKVKEIFVDSGDVVQNGDVLMVVE